GCTCAGCCCGTTCCAGCCGATCTCGGGTGCGCCCCGCTGATTATCACGGAAGGGCTGGCGGTCGCGAAAAGCCTCTGCTAGGCGTCCGCGCAGGCACCCGTAGCTCAGCTGGATAGAGCGCTGCCCTCCGAAGGCAGAGGCCACTGGTTCGAATCCAGTCGGGTGCACCACTTCCCCTGATATGAGCGCCCCGGTTTTCCGGCCGCTTCCGCCCTCGCCACGCGATCAGCTCCGCTTGGGCAGGGCGAAGGCGATCGTCTCGTCGCCATAGCGCGTGCCCAGCGCACCGTGGCCGCCGGCGGTGATGACGACATATTGGCGGCCGTCGCTGGCGGTGTAGCTCATCGGTGTCGCCTGGGCGCCGGCCGGCAAGCGCGCCTTCCACAGCTCCTGGCCGCTCGCAATATCGTAGGCGCGCAGATATTGATCGGTGGTCGCACCGACGAACACGAGCCCGCCCGCGGTGATGATCGATCCGCCGAGGTTCGGCGTGCCGGTCTTGAGCGGCAGATTATATTTCAGGCCGAACACGTTGGTGTCGCGCGCGGTGCCGAACACCTTCTGCCACAGGATCTTGCGGGTCTTGAGATCGATGGCGACGAGCTTGCCCCACGGCGGCGCCACGCACGGCGTCATGAACGGGCTGAGCCACGCCCGCACGCCGCCAAGATAGGGCGTGCCACGTTGGGCATAGGCCTGCAACGCCGCGGCATTCTCGCCGCCGGTGGTGCCCTGCGCGGCGAGCTTCTTGCCCCACGCGGTCTTCTTGTCGATCAGTTGCGTGTAGAAGGGCATCTGCATCGTGTTGATCGTCATGACATGGCGATCGGTATCGATCGCGGCGCCGCCCCAGTCGGTCACGCCGTCGAAGGCCGGGTTGCCGATCGCCGGCGTCGGGCCGGTGGGCGTGAAGATGCCATCGTTGCGGGCCTTGGCGAACTCGACCCGGCACACCAGCATGTCGATCGGCGTGGCGCCCCAAATATCCTGCGGGGTGAGCTTGGCGGGCGTCAGGCTCGGCATACCGACCGAAAAAGGCTGGGTCGGCGATACGAATTCGCCCGGAGGTCCGCCGCGGGTGCTGACCGCGCGCTCCTGTACCGGGGCGATCGGCTTGCCAGTCACGCGGTTGAGCATGAACAGCTGGCCGGTCTTGGTGGTCTGGATCAGCGCGGGGGTGCCGTCCGGCATGTCGAACAGCGAGGGCGCGATCGGCAGATCGAAGTCCCACATGTCGTGGTGGACGGTCTGAAACGACCAGCGCAGCTTGCCGGTCGAGGCGTCGAGCGCGACGATCGACGAACCGAAGCGGTTGTCGAACGGCCGGCGCTGGGCGTTGTAATAGTCCGGGGTGGCGTTGCCGGTGCCGAAATAGACCATGTTGAGCTTGGCGTCGCCGGTGATCGCGCCCCAGCTGTTGGGCGTGCCGCGGGTGTAGACCTGCCCTGCCGGGAGCGTACCGGCAATGCCGTCCGGCGAACGGCCGATATCCCAGAACCAGATCTGGTGGCCGTCGATCGGACTATAGGCGCGCACCACGCCGGACGGCTCGTCGACCGACTCATTGTCGATGATGCGGCTGGCGACGATCACATTGCCGTTGACGATCGCCGGTGGCGACGTCTCGATCTGGTAGGCCGGCGGCGAGGCACCGGCATGATCGCGCAGGCTGATCGCGCCGTTGGTGCCGAACCCGGCGCAGACCTTGCCGGTGTCCGCGTCGAGCGCGATCAGTTCGGCGTTGAAGGTCGGCAGGAACAGGCGATGCTTGCAGGCCGTCGCGGCGGGGGTGGCGGTCGAGGCGTCGTAATAGGAAAGGCCACGGCAGACGAGATAGCCGTTGCCGGTCGGATCGAAATGCGGATCGAACTTCCATTTCACCCGGCCGGTGGTCGCATCGAGGGCGAGCGCGGTGGAATGTGGCGTGCAGGTGTAGAGGGTATCGCCGATCTTCAGTGGCGTCGCCTCGGAATGATATTCGCGGACATGCTTCTGTTCGGCGCTATCGGCCTTGTCGCCGGTATGCGCGACCCAGGCGAGCGTGAGCTGGCCGACATTGGCGGGGGTGATCTGGTTGACCAGCGCGTAGCGATCGCCGGCCGAGGTGTTGCCATAAGCGGGCCAGTCGGTCGGCTGGCCGGCCGCGATCGGCGGAATGGGGCCCTGCGCGATCGCACCCGGCGTGTGCAGCGCGAGCATCGCGGCACTCCCCGCGACCACGACGAGCGCGGCGCCGCCGGCATAGACGGCGCGGTCACGCGGGCCGCGCGGCGTGGTGCGGGCGGTTCGGCCGGGGCGGAACCAGGGGATCAGATAGAGCAGCATCAGCACCGACGGCGCGAACAGCCGCGCCTCCAGCTTCCAGACATCGCTGCCGGATTCGGCGATCGACCAGATCAGGGTGAAGAGCCACACCGCGCCGTAGATCCAGACACCGTGACGCCGGTCGCGGATCGTCTCGATCCCGGCGGCCACCATGCCGATACCGGCGATGACATAATAGACCGAGCCGCCCAGCAGCGCGAGTTCGCCCCCCTCGATCGCGAAGAACACGCCCAGCAAGGCGACGAGCAGGCCCAATAGACGGGCTGGCCAAGGTGCTACGTGCATAGGCGCGCAATCTCCGATCATCTCGTGCAGAGAGACGTTCATCGGAGAGAAAGGTTTCCTGATCGCAAGATCAGGATCGCGCTTCACTGCGGCACGCCCGAGATTGCGCCGTGAAACGGGTGCTGCGGCGCGGCGCGGCGCACTTTGACCAAGCCAGTCGCGACCTTGCCCGTCGATTGCGCATCTGCCTCAAAAAAGGCCTGAATTGACGCTTTACCAGGGTTGATCGGAACCTTGCGACGACGTTACGGTTCCCTACGCAAATTCTGCAATTCCGCACATGATGGGAACATAGTGGCCGACGTCGAACCCCAGGTTGATCTGACCAACTGCGATCGGGAACCCATCCATCTGCTTGGCGCGATCCAGCCGGTCGGGTTTCTCGTCGCCGTGAGCACCGACTGGATCGTGGCGCGGACCTCGGCCAATATCGGGAGATATCTCGGTCACGAACCCCAGGCGATGATCGGCAATCCGCTGGCCGACTTCGTGCCGCCGAAACTGCTTCACGACCTGCGCAACCGCCTCGCCTATCTGAACGCGCCGGACATGGTGGAACGGATCTTCGGCTGCCTGCTGCAGGAAGATGGCGGCCCGTTCGATATCGCCATCCATTTGTCGGGCAGCCAGATCATTCTCGAGGCCGAGCCCGGCACGCCCGAAAACGGTGACTCCAACGGATCGGTTCGGGCGATGATGGCGCGGCTGGACGGCCAGGCCGACATGCAGGGCTTCTACCGGGAGGGCGCGCGCCAGGTCCGGGCCTTGCTCGGCTATGATCGGGTCATGGTCTACAGGTTCGCGCCGGACGGCTCCGGCGAAGTCGTGGCCGAAGCCGCCAAACCCGGAATCGGCTCGTTCAAGGGGCTGCATTATCCGGCCAGCGACATCCCGCAACAGGCGCGGGCCCTCTACAAGCGCAATCTGATCCGGCTGATCCACAATGTGGACGCAGACCCCGTCGGCATCGTCCCCGCGCTCGACGAGAACCGCAAGCCCCTCGATCTGTCCTTGTCGGTGCTCCGGTCGGTGTCGCCGATCCATATCGAGTATCTCCGGAATATGGGCGTCGGGGCGTCGCTCTCGATCTCGATCATCGTCGACGGTGCGCTGTGGGGGCTGTTTTCATGCCACCATTATTCCCCCCGCTCGCCGACCATCGAGCGGCGTTCCACCGCGGAACTGTTCGCGCAGATGTTTTCCATGCGGCTCGAAAGCCGTGAACGCCGGGCGCTGGTCGAATATGAGCGGCGCGCGCGCGACATCTCGGACCAGCTGCTCGGCGCGGTCGCTTCGGACGAGACGCTGCTCAACGATCCCGACTGGCTGGCGGACATCCTCACCAGCACGATCCCGGCCGATGGCGTCGGCGTATGGATCAACGGCAATTACGCCTTCTCCGGCCGGACGCCGCCGACCGACGATTTCCGTCGGATCGTCCGGGCACTGAACGGCACCGCCGCCGGGCGCGTCTATGCGACCGATCATATCGGCTCGTTGGTCGAGCGGGCGGCCGCCTTCGCCAGCGAGGCGTCGGGGTTGCTGGCGATTCCGATCTCGCGCAGCCCGCGCGACTATGTCGTGCTGTTCCGCTCGGAGCTGCGCGAATCCGTGCGCTGGGCGGGCGATCCGCACAAGCCGCTGGAATATGGCCCGAACGGCCCTCGCCTGACGCCGCGCGAGAGCTTTGCCGAGTGGCAGGAGCAGGTCGAAGGCCATTCCAAGCCCTTCTCGCCGTCCGAACTCCGCGTCGCCGAAACGCTGCGCGCCACCCTGATCGAGGTGGTGTTGCGGCTGGCGGACGAGGCGGCGGCGCACCGTCATGCCGCCAATGCCCGCCAGGAATTGCTGATCGCCGAGCTCAACCACCGCGTGCGCAACATCCTCGGCGTCATTCGCGGGCTGATCCGCCAGTCACAGCCCGACGAGGCGGCGGTCAAGGGCTTCGTCAAGGTCGTCGACGGACGCATCCACGCGCTGGCGCGCGCGCACAACCAGATCACCGACGACCATTGGGGGCCTGCGCCGCTGCAGGCGCTGATCGACGCCGAAGCCGGCGCGTTCGCGCAGCACAAGGAGAGCGCGATCATCGCGGAAGGGCCTCCCGTCCTGCTCAACCCGCAAGCCTATTCGACGATGGCGCTGGTGCTGCACGAACTCGTCACCAACTCGACCAAATATGGCAGCCTGTCCGGCAATGGCGAAGTCCATATCCGCTGGCACCGCAACCACGCCGACGATCTCGAACTGAGTTGGCAGGAGAGCGGCGGCCCGCCCGTCCGCAAACCGACCCGCAAGGGGTTCGGCACGACGATCGTGGATCGCTCGGTGCCCTATGATCTCGGGGGGGCGGCCAGCATCGATTATGATCCGGCGGGCGTCCGCGCCAAATTCTCGATCCCGGCGCGCCATGTGTCCGAGCGCCGGGACCATAAGGGGCCGAGGATCCAGCTTCCCAGCTCCAAAAACCCCCATGCCGCCCCGGTGAAGCCGAACCTGCTCGAAGGCCGCTCGGTGATCCTGGTCGAGGACAGTCTCATCATCGCGCTGGACGCCGAGGATATCATCACGCGCTTCGGCGGCGAGATCATGACGGCGTCGACGCCCGAGGCCGCGCATGACATGCTCGATGCGACCAAGCCGGATTTCGCGATCCTCGACATCAATCTCGGCGACAAGACCAGCTTCGGGATCGCCAATCGGCTTCTGGACATGGGCGTGCCGTTCTTCTTTGCGTCCGGCTATGGCGAGCAGGCGAAGCTGCCCGACGAGCATCGCGGCCGGATCGTCGTGCAGAAGCCGTACACGACCCACAATATTGCCCGCGCGGTGGAGGATCTTCTGGACCTGTGACCCCGCTACGCCAGCAGGGATGAAATAACGAGATGGAGATAGATCCGATTTGGCTATCGCGGCAAAACGAGATGATCGAGCTTTGCCGATACTTCTTCCGCGCCAACGTCATGAAGAAACATCTCGATAAGATGGTGATGGATCACGACGGCATCGATGGCGCCATTGCAGAAGACTGGGACGCCTTTTGGGCCTATCACAATTTTTGGCTAGCTGGTCTGTGGGTGGCCTGTGAGGGATTTGACAGGTTGAAGCTTTCTGATGCCGAGATATGTAATCTTGCGAAAGCCACACGTTCTTACCTTCACCCGCTGCGTCAGGCCACATTCCATTTCAAAGCTGATGTGAGCCAGATGGCACGGTATTTTGACGGCCATCCGCATAACATCAACGCCGCCGCCCAGCTTCACGACGCGATGAAAAATTATCTCGGCACCTTTTTACAGACCCTTCCCGAAGGATTTGATCCTCAGCATCTGTGATGAATATGTAGAGAGAAGCCACACACGCCTGTCACACGTGGCCTGTGGATTTCCACCTAACACTTTGATTTAACCGTTGAATTTATAACTGGCTGGGGCGGCAGGATTCGAACCTGCGCATGGCGGCATCAAAAGCCGCTGCCTTACCGCTTGGCGACGCCCCAACGAGCGGGCTCCCTTAGCGGGCCGAAGCCGCAGAGGGAAGCCTGCTCATGCACCCGGTCGCACCAATTTCATGCCACGCCGGCGCTGGCCTCGATCAGCGCCGTCGCCGTCAGCAGATCGGGCAGCACGGCGTGGGCCAGCGCCGCCATGTCGGCGCTCGCGGCGATCAGATCGGGCACCAGCAGCGCCATCGTCCCCGCCGCCGCCGCCGCGCGCAGACCGTTGGGCGAATCCTCCAGCGCCACGCACTCGGCCGCCGGCACGCCGAGCCGCGCCGCCGCCAGCAGATAGGGCTCCGCGTGCGGCTTGGGCTGGGCGACGTCGCTGCGGGTCACGATCGCCGCGAAGAAATGCGCCAGCCCCGCCTCGGCGAGATGGCCCTGCGCCAGCGGCGAGACGGTCGAGGTGCAGATCGCCAGCGGCAGGCCCAGCGCCGACAGCCGTTCGAGCGTCTCGCGCGCGCCGGGGCGCAGCGGCGTGTCTTCGCGCCACAGCGCCAGGAAGCGCGCATCGGCGTCGGCATAGAAGGCGTCGGCCGGGAAGTCCGGGCCGAAATGGCCGAACAGCCGCTCGGTGTTGAGATCGCGATGGACGCCGACCATGTCGAACAGCAGCGCATCGGTGAAATCCAGCCCGAGCGCACGCCCGGCGGCCTGCATGGCGCTGAGATGGACGGATTCGGTATCGAGCAGGGTGCCGTCCATGTCGAAGATCACCGCGCGGGCGCGGCGCGGCAGCGGGGGAACGGATGCGGTCAGGGGAGTCTCCGGATGACGGGCGTGGCCGGACATGGCCGCTTGCGTCCGCCTAGGAGGCACGCCTAATCAGGTCAACATGGCCGCCCCGCAGAGCCCCGCCTCCCCGCTCTTCCTGCGCGAAGCCGAGATTCGGCGCGGGATCGAGCTGATGCATTTCGGCCATGGCCGGCTGTTCGACGCGCTCGATGCCCGGCTGGAGGCGCATGGGCTGGGCCGTGCCCATCATCGCGCGCTCTATTTCGTTGCCCGCCAGCCCGATCTGATGGTCAGCCGGCTGCTCACCCTGCTGGGCATCACCAAGCAGTCGCTCGGGCGGGTGATCAACGAGCTGGCGGCGCGCGACATGATCGAGACGCGGGTCGGCCGCGACGACCGGCGACAGAGATTGCTGCGGCTGAGCCCGGCCGGAATCGCGCTGGAGGGCGAATTGTTCGAGATCCTGCGCGCGCGCATGTCGGCCGCCTATGTCGATGCAGGGCCGGCGGCGGTGGCGGGATTCTGGCTGGTGCTGGAGGGGCTGGTGCCGGCCGCCGATCGGCCGATGCTGCACATGCTGCGCGGCTAGGACTGCCGGCCCGGCGCGCACCGGGGTTCAGCGCGCACCGAGTTCAGCGCGCGGCGGCCGCCATTTCCTCGTTGCGGCGCGCCGAGGCGGCCAGCACGTCGGCCATCAGCCGATCGAGCGCCTCGCCATCGTCGATCACGTTGAGCCCGGCCCGCGTCGATCCGCCCGGGCTGGCGACCCGATCGGCCAGCGTCGCGGGGCTCTCCTCCGATCCCGCCGCGAGCTGCGCCGCCCCCTGCACCGTCGCCAGCGCGAGCCGCGCCGCCTGATCGGGGGCGAGGCCCTGCCCCTCCCCGGCCCTGGCCATCGCGTCGATGAAGCGGAACAGGAAGGCGGGGCCGCAGCCCGACAGCGCCGAGGCGCGCCCGAACAGCGCCTCGTCATCGAACCATTCGCACAGGCCGAGCGGCGCCACCAAGGCCTCCGCATCGCCCTTCGCGGCGGCATCGGCGTCGGCGCCGGCATGGAGCAGCATCACGCCCTGGCCGATCCCGGACGGCGTATTGGGCATGACGCGGACGATCGCGCGATGCTGCGGGAAGCGCTTCGCCAGCGACGGCACCTCGACGCCGGCCAGCACCGATACGATCAGCGTCCCCTCCCCGGTCAGCGGCGCCAGCGCGGGCACCGCCTCGTCGAGCTTCTGGGGCTTCATCGCCAGCACCAGCACGGCCGGCATCTCGCCGTCGATCGGCGGCGCGGTCAGCACGGTAACGCCGGCGATCGGCGTGCCGGAGGGACGGATCACGGTGATGCGGGCGGGATCGATCCCGCCATCCAGCCAGCCGCGCAGCATCGCGCCGCCC
This genomic window from Sphingomonas abietis contains:
- a CDS encoding membrane-bound PQQ-dependent dehydrogenase, glucose/quinate/shikimate family, which translates into the protein MHVAPWPARLLGLLVALLGVFFAIEGGELALLGGSVYYVIAGIGMVAAGIETIRDRRHGVWIYGAVWLFTLIWSIAESGSDVWKLEARLFAPSVLMLLYLIPWFRPGRTARTTPRGPRDRAVYAGGAALVVVAGSAAMLALHTPGAIAQGPIPPIAAGQPTDWPAYGNTSAGDRYALVNQITPANVGQLTLAWVAHTGDKADSAEQKHVREYHSEATPLKIGDTLYTCTPHSTALALDATTGRVKWKFDPHFDPTGNGYLVCRGLSYYDASTATPAATACKHRLFLPTFNAELIALDADTGKVCAGFGTNGAISLRDHAGASPPAYQIETSPPAIVNGNVIVASRIIDNESVDEPSGVVRAYSPIDGHQIWFWDIGRSPDGIAGTLPAGQVYTRGTPNSWGAITGDAKLNMVYFGTGNATPDYYNAQRRPFDNRFGSSIVALDASTGKLRWSFQTVHHDMWDFDLPIAPSLFDMPDGTPALIQTTKTGQLFMLNRVTGKPIAPVQERAVSTRGGPPGEFVSPTQPFSVGMPSLTPAKLTPQDIWGATPIDMLVCRVEFAKARNDGIFTPTGPTPAIGNPAFDGVTDWGGAAIDTDRHVMTINTMQMPFYTQLIDKKTAWGKKLAAQGTTGGENAAALQAYAQRGTPYLGGVRAWLSPFMTPCVAPPWGKLVAIDLKTRKILWQKVFGTARDTNVFGLKYNLPLKTGTPNLGGSIITAGGLVFVGATTDQYLRAYDIASGQELWKARLPAGAQATPMSYTASDGRQYVVITAGGHGALGTRYGDETIAFALPKRS
- a CDS encoding HWE histidine kinase domain-containing protein, which translates into the protein MADVEPQVDLTNCDREPIHLLGAIQPVGFLVAVSTDWIVARTSANIGRYLGHEPQAMIGNPLADFVPPKLLHDLRNRLAYLNAPDMVERIFGCLLQEDGGPFDIAIHLSGSQIILEAEPGTPENGDSNGSVRAMMARLDGQADMQGFYREGARQVRALLGYDRVMVYRFAPDGSGEVVAEAAKPGIGSFKGLHYPASDIPQQARALYKRNLIRLIHNVDADPVGIVPALDENRKPLDLSLSVLRSVSPIHIEYLRNMGVGASLSISIIVDGALWGLFSCHHYSPRSPTIERRSTAELFAQMFSMRLESRERRALVEYERRARDISDQLLGAVASDETLLNDPDWLADILTSTIPADGVGVWINGNYAFSGRTPPTDDFRRIVRALNGTAAGRVYATDHIGSLVERAAAFASEASGLLAIPISRSPRDYVVLFRSELRESVRWAGDPHKPLEYGPNGPRLTPRESFAEWQEQVEGHSKPFSPSELRVAETLRATLIEVVLRLADEAAAHRHAANARQELLIAELNHRVRNILGVIRGLIRQSQPDEAAVKGFVKVVDGRIHALARAHNQITDDHWGPAPLQALIDAEAGAFAQHKESAIIAEGPPVLLNPQAYSTMALVLHELVTNSTKYGSLSGNGEVHIRWHRNHADDLELSWQESGGPPVRKPTRKGFGTTIVDRSVPYDLGGAASIDYDPAGVRAKFSIPARHVSERRDHKGPRIQLPSSKNPHAAPVKPNLLEGRSVILVEDSLIIALDAEDIITRFGGEIMTASTPEAAHDMLDATKPDFAILDINLGDKTSFGIANRLLDMGVPFFFASGYGEQAKLPDEHRGRIVVQKPYTTHNIARAVEDLLDL
- a CDS encoding HAD family hydrolase, whose amino-acid sequence is MSGHARHPETPLTASVPPLPRRARAVIFDMDGTLLDTESVHLSAMQAAGRALGLDFTDALLFDMVGVHRDLNTERLFGHFGPDFPADAFYADADARFLALWREDTPLRPGARETLERLSALGLPLAICTSTVSPLAQGHLAEAGLAHFFAAIVTRSDVAQPKPHAEPYLLAAARLGVPAAECVALEDSPNGLRAAAAAGTMALLVPDLIAASADMAALAHAVLPDLLTATALIEASAGVA
- a CDS encoding MarR family transcriptional regulator, whose protein sequence is MAAPQSPASPLFLREAEIRRGIELMHFGHGRLFDALDARLEAHGLGRAHHRALYFVARQPDLMVSRLLTLLGITKQSLGRVINELAARDMIETRVGRDDRRQRLLRLSPAGIALEGELFEILRARMSAAYVDAGPAAVAGFWLVLEGLVPAADRPMLHMLRG
- a CDS encoding pyrroline-5-carboxylate reductase family protein, with amino-acid sequence MADSSKIAGTIAGDGPIWLVGAGNMGGAMLRGWLDGGIDPARITVIRPSGTPIAGVTVLTAPPIDGEMPAVLVLAMKPQKLDEAVPALAPLTGEGTLIVSVLAGVEVPSLAKRFPQHRAIVRVMPNTPSGIGQGVMLLHAGADADAAAKGDAEALVAPLGLCEWFDDEALFGRASALSGCGPAFLFRFIDAMARAGEGQGLAPDQAARLALATVQGAAQLAAGSEESPATLADRVASPGGSTRAGLNVIDDGEALDRLMADVLAASARRNEEMAAAAR